In one Tessaracoccus palaemonis genomic region, the following are encoded:
- a CDS encoding Gfo/Idh/MocA family oxidoreductase, with product MTRVITYGTFDLFHEGHRRLLERARELGDHLIVGVTSDAYDDSRGKLNVAQSLVERIRNVTASGLADEVIVEEYEGQKIHDIQRYAVDVFAIGSDWVGKFDYLRDYCDVVYLDRTKGISSTKLREVNGGGVIRLGVLGSGRIASRFVRESKFVSGVNVEAVWSRRHARAIEFAEDFELQWANENLEDLLEHVEAVYIATPHGTHVDLARKALAAGVHVLCEKPIALNRADLEEVYALADEKDLILLEALKTAFSPGFQRMVAIARGGTIGAIRSVDATFTKLVKGGRELKGPDGGAISELASYPLLAITKLLGDSPSAVTTRVFQPEDSAVDQFARIDVDYPDAIATAKVGLGVKAEGELVVAGTRGYLYVPAPWWLTEYFETRFEDPRDNRKYYYKFDGDGLRYELAEFVSMIRDGSRESFKLRRADCLAIASLIERARSEQVRFG from the coding sequence GTGACGAGGGTCATCACCTACGGAACGTTCGACCTCTTCCACGAGGGCCACCGTCGACTCCTCGAACGGGCACGGGAACTGGGGGACCACCTCATCGTCGGCGTCACCTCCGACGCCTACGACGACTCCCGAGGCAAGCTGAACGTCGCGCAGTCCCTGGTGGAGCGCATCCGCAATGTCACGGCCTCCGGGCTCGCCGACGAGGTCATCGTCGAGGAGTACGAGGGCCAGAAGATCCACGACATCCAGCGCTACGCGGTCGACGTCTTCGCGATCGGCTCCGACTGGGTCGGCAAGTTCGACTATCTGCGTGACTACTGCGACGTGGTGTACCTCGATCGCACCAAGGGCATCTCCAGCACGAAGCTGCGCGAGGTCAACGGGGGCGGGGTCATCCGGCTGGGCGTCCTCGGCTCAGGCCGGATCGCGTCGCGCTTCGTCCGGGAGTCGAAGTTCGTCTCCGGCGTCAACGTCGAGGCCGTGTGGAGCCGCCGCCACGCCCGCGCGATCGAGTTCGCCGAGGATTTCGAACTGCAGTGGGCCAACGAGAACCTCGAGGACCTGCTGGAGCACGTCGAGGCGGTCTACATCGCGACCCCGCACGGAACGCACGTCGACCTGGCCCGCAAGGCCCTGGCTGCGGGGGTGCACGTCCTGTGCGAGAAGCCCATCGCGCTCAACCGCGCCGACCTGGAGGAGGTCTACGCGCTCGCCGACGAGAAGGACCTGATCCTGCTCGAGGCCCTCAAGACGGCCTTCTCCCCCGGCTTCCAGCGCATGGTGGCCATCGCACGCGGCGGCACCATCGGGGCGATCCGCTCGGTCGACGCAACCTTCACCAAGCTCGTGAAGGGCGGCCGGGAGCTGAAGGGCCCCGACGGCGGCGCCATCTCCGAGCTGGCCTCCTACCCGCTGCTCGCCATCACCAAGCTGCTCGGCGACTCGCCGTCGGCCGTCACCACCCGCGTCTTCCAGCCCGAGGACAGCGCCGTCGACCAGTTCGCCCGCATCGACGTCGACTATCCCGACGCCATCGCGACGGCGAAGGTCGGCCTCGGCGTCAAGGCCGAGGGAGAGCTGGTCGTCGCAGGTACCCGCGGCTACCTCTACGTCCCGGCGCCGTGGTGGCTGACGGAGTACTTCGAGACGCGATTCGAGGATCCGCGGGACAACCGGAAGTACTACTACAAGTTCGACGGCGACGGCCTGCGCTACGAGCTGGCCGAGTTCGTCTCCATGATCCGCGACGGGTCGCGGGAGTCGTTCAAGCTGCGGCGGGCCGACTGCCTGGCCATCGCCTCGCTGATCGAGCGGGCACGGTCGGAACAGGTCCGTTTCGGTTGA
- a CDS encoding polysaccharide pyruvyl transferase family protein: MAGQPPTTSVPRKRALLVGAYERDNFGDELFLLVTEHYLAEAGYDSVAAAPFAADMTELLDRSVERFVDCLERERFDLVWSVGGEAGAITTEGAMRWSVAPELFAEYKAADGARKTEIRRQVMGGTHVETPYMPRLSAFPLNVLTPTVINSIGISGIAKASTDRRAQVLRVLREATAVSVRDPRASETLDGGGIEHTLAPDLVHTIRHMHPRPADEEGSGYVLVQVNQAQIKSIGLTRYADAIAASEALKPFPLRMIYAGLAAGHDSPEEYSQIRDRILEQDPGRDIEILDISRRPWDIVDEIRRATLWFGASLHGRIVACAYDVPRISLARGKVDVYSEAWDDGMPLKVNIDDLDAAVRSALSDETIAKAAGTGERLAILAEENIRRSIALADAATPTELAARRATAQEADLAIVQRERTAAVRQRDAALKDVETTAGERDAARKGRAAALKKRDAAVKERDTAKRSLSRAQRPLWRKAASRVASTRPGRYLVKQIRGRKN; the protein is encoded by the coding sequence ATGGCTGGCCAGCCCCCCACGACGTCTGTACCGCGTAAACGCGCTCTGCTCGTCGGAGCGTATGAGCGTGACAACTTCGGCGATGAACTCTTCCTCCTCGTGACGGAGCACTACCTGGCCGAGGCGGGCTACGATTCCGTCGCCGCCGCGCCCTTCGCCGCCGACATGACCGAACTGCTCGACCGCTCGGTCGAGCGCTTCGTGGACTGCCTGGAGAGGGAGCGCTTCGACCTGGTGTGGAGCGTCGGCGGGGAAGCGGGCGCCATCACCACCGAGGGCGCGATGCGCTGGTCGGTCGCCCCGGAACTCTTCGCCGAGTACAAGGCGGCCGACGGGGCCAGGAAGACGGAGATCCGTCGTCAGGTGATGGGCGGCACTCACGTGGAGACGCCCTACATGCCGCGGCTGTCGGCCTTCCCGCTCAACGTCCTGACCCCCACTGTCATCAACTCGATCGGTATCTCGGGAATCGCGAAGGCCTCCACCGACCGTCGGGCCCAGGTGCTCCGCGTGCTGCGTGAGGCGACCGCCGTGTCCGTGCGGGATCCGCGCGCGAGCGAGACCCTGGACGGCGGCGGCATCGAGCACACCCTGGCGCCCGACCTCGTCCACACCATCCGCCACATGCACCCCAGGCCCGCCGACGAGGAGGGCAGCGGCTACGTCCTCGTACAGGTCAACCAGGCCCAGATCAAGTCGATCGGTCTCACCCGCTACGCCGACGCCATCGCCGCCTCCGAGGCCCTGAAGCCCTTCCCCCTGCGCATGATCTACGCAGGCCTCGCCGCCGGTCACGACTCCCCCGAGGAGTACAGCCAGATCCGCGACCGCATCCTCGAACAGGATCCGGGACGCGACATCGAGATCCTGGACATCTCCCGACGCCCGTGGGACATCGTGGACGAGATCCGACGCGCGACCCTCTGGTTCGGCGCATCGCTGCACGGCCGCATCGTGGCCTGCGCGTACGACGTTCCGCGCATCAGCCTTGCCCGCGGCAAGGTCGACGTCTACTCGGAGGCCTGGGACGACGGCATGCCGCTCAAGGTCAACATCGACGACCTCGACGCCGCCGTCCGGTCCGCCCTGAGCGACGAGACCATCGCGAAGGCGGCCGGCACCGGCGAGCGCCTGGCCATCCTGGCCGAGGAGAACATCCGCCGCTCCATCGCGCTCGCCGACGCCGCCACCCCGACCGAGCTCGCGGCGAGGAGGGCCACCGCCCAGGAGGCGGACCTCGCCATCGTGCAGCGCGAGCGCACCGCCGCCGTCCGGCAGCGTGACGCCGCCCTCAAGGACGTGGAGACGACTGCCGGGGAACGCGACGCGGCCAGGAAGGGCCGTGCCGCCGCCCTGAAGAAGAGAGACGCGGCCGTCAAGGAGCGCGACACCGCCAAGCGGTCCCTCTCCCGGGCACAGCGTCCGCTGTGGAGGAAGGCCGCCTCCCGGGTCGCCTCCACGCGACCGGGACGCTACCTCGTGAAGCAGATCCGCGGCCGGAAGAACTGA
- a CDS encoding L,D-transpeptidase has translation MEAQTSGGLRRWAKRLTVGLISGALLATSASLAVADPTPAPTPTLGAAAPAAAVGNVTISMPTAQYVGVKSYATGRVSGFTGQVTVKAQVYVDGAWKSGTPVTVAEGGAYKLLLSTGTHTKGSWKWRVTASDAAGTTATTDTHTIKRVATPRVTASTTRYRAVGSTVKLTGKLKGFLPGKVTIESQVRVNGAWKTLSKSTTSSTSYSISAQYRTGTLATNKFRVRATQSPTTVGSDSVKVTRVPKKSASINKDRVKLLGASTYATGTVKGYSGKVTVAAQVRSHGKWVTKAKKTVSAKYNGTKYSLPLTYREDHTGTVKWRVLVTQGSSRTGSSSMKITRTLKGIDSRCLTGRVLCISKDDHKLRWMIDGKIVTTLDARFGASSSPTRNGSFTVFRKSRDHVSSIYGSSMPFAMFFSGGQAVHYSADFAARGYAGASHGCVNIRDYAAIKALFDKVRLGDKVVVYN, from the coding sequence ATGGAGGCGCAGACGTCAGGAGGCCTGCGACGATGGGCCAAGCGGCTGACCGTCGGACTGATCAGCGGTGCGCTGTTGGCCACCTCGGCCTCGTTGGCGGTCGCTGACCCGACCCCGGCACCCACGCCCACGCTGGGGGCGGCTGCACCCGCTGCGGCCGTCGGGAACGTGACCATCAGCATGCCGACCGCCCAGTACGTGGGCGTGAAGAGCTACGCCACCGGCAGGGTGAGCGGCTTCACCGGCCAGGTGACGGTCAAGGCGCAGGTCTACGTCGACGGCGCCTGGAAGAGCGGCACCCCGGTCACGGTCGCCGAGGGCGGCGCCTACAAGCTGCTGCTGTCGACGGGCACGCACACCAAGGGGTCCTGGAAGTGGCGGGTCACCGCCTCGGATGCGGCCGGCACCACTGCGACGACCGACACCCACACGATCAAGCGCGTCGCGACCCCCCGCGTCACCGCCTCGACCACCCGCTACCGGGCCGTCGGGTCGACGGTGAAGCTGACGGGCAAGCTGAAGGGATTCCTGCCGGGCAAGGTGACCATCGAGTCGCAGGTGCGGGTCAACGGGGCCTGGAAGACGCTCTCGAAGTCGACCACCTCATCGACGAGCTACTCCATCTCTGCGCAGTACAGGACCGGCACGCTGGCCACCAACAAGTTCCGGGTCCGCGCGACCCAGTCGCCGACGACCGTCGGCTCCGACTCGGTCAAGGTCACCCGCGTCCCCAAGAAGTCCGCCAGCATCAACAAGGACCGCGTCAAGCTGCTCGGCGCCTCCACCTACGCCACCGGCACCGTGAAGGGCTATTCCGGCAAGGTCACTGTCGCCGCCCAGGTCCGCTCGCACGGTAAGTGGGTCACGAAGGCGAAGAAGACCGTCTCCGCGAAGTACAACGGCACGAAGTACTCGCTGCCGCTGACGTACCGGGAGGATCACACCGGCACCGTGAAGTGGCGCGTGCTGGTCACGCAGGGCTCGTCGCGCACCGGGTCGTCCAGCATGAAGATCACCCGCACGCTCAAGGGCATCGACAGCCGCTGCCTCACAGGGAGGGTGCTGTGCATCTCCAAGGATGACCATAAGCTCCGGTGGATGATCGACGGCAAGATCGTCACGACCCTCGACGCCCGCTTCGGCGCCTCCTCCTCGCCGACCCGCAACGGCTCCTTCACGGTGTTCCGCAAGTCGCGTGACCACGTCTCGTCGATCTACGGGTCGTCGATGCCCTTCGCGATGTTCTTCTCCGGCGGCCAGGCCGTCCACTACTCGGCCGACTTCGCGGCCCGCGGCTACGCCGGTGCCTCGCATGGCTGCGTGAACATCCGCGACTACGCGGCCATCAAGGCCCTGTTTGACAAGGTGAGGCTCGGCGACAAGGTCGTCGTCTACAACTGA